ATGCTAcctacaagtaaaaaaaaagtacttgatTATGTAAAGTcatgaattaaaagaatatttgaattatcgttataaaaatatatgtatatcttaaattaatatagaatttaaatataaaatatttaataaaaatacaaaatatttaatacaaataattaaatacaaatgtcattattCTGTATAGTGAAtctaatgatgatgatatttgactaagaaagaaaatgtttcagctatctaatgtaattgatatttttcttttcatcaaAGGTTAAATCCAAAGTAAATCACTTACAATATGGAGAgtaagtgatatatatttacgctttataaagtgaaaattcaatgtgtaatcataataatgatgttaaaacataattgaatATGTTGAGTCGCATACCATGCAagagtaaaaattatgaaatactaaTACTTggcaaaaatttgttaataccAAGCTGGTGTGTCCCATGGAAATAAGAGTTCTAACTGGTTTGTCCAGTATTAAAAGCATCCAGGGGTGTCCGGTGCTAAGAAAAAGAGAATCCATGTAGGTGTGTcccatggaaataaaattaattaatccatATTGGCCCTATCGTGCTTTCCGCTACTGGAGTCATTCCTAAACACTCACACCAAAGTCAAAAATTCTGGATTTACCACCACTCGCATACATCACCATGCAAAAAGCTGCTATTTTGAATACCTGTCGAATAGTACGTGAATTTTTGGAATCTGTTAATGAGTTGACTGACATTTTCACTTCCCAGAAACACTTGGTCACTGACCCGTGTGACTGGAATATTTGCCCCATTATTAGggagattaatattttaaaataaaaatagtttaaataaataaaattgaagagtATCATGGTGTATCCAgtgctaaataaaatgaatagccATGATGGTGGGTCCCATGGTATTGAGATCAAATTGTTTTGTCCAGTGAATAAAGTTCTAAAAAAAAGGGCTTTATGGTGTGTCCATTATGATAAGTCCAGTGCCAagttaaacaagaaaaatagcCATGTTGATGTGTCCCATGGAAATATAATCACTCttgttttggttttataaGCATCCTGGTGTGTCCGAtgctaagaaaaaaaaagagtcCATGTAGGTGTCCCATGGAAATATTATCGAATTGGTTTGTTCATTGATCTAGTTTCAAAAGCATCTTGTGTGTCCGGTgcataaaacagaaatagataaattaaggtTTATTGAGAACTTTGTACTgctgtattgttataattctattaCGAGGACGTAATATGCTGTCAATATGGCCGatcgtttaattaattttttgggGAATCTTCTGTAAAGTAGCACATTAATATCATGAAGTTTGTACTATACatgcagtaaaatatttttggaaaataagttgttatttacagttataaaatttcttcaataaaaacaacctCAATTTTTGATTCTAGGACTTTTACAAACCtggaaattgatattttaaattgtaacataGTTCACAATACCATTACGAGGTCGTAAATTTGTGAATCAGGAAAGGCCGagtgttagttataattatttaaaataatttaaattgtgatatacttgatgattctaagcttaacgatatttatattctaatatttattgaaactcTTGTGATGgttaaactagcgccatctgtatatttgttataacagtgtaaattaatgttaataatgtttctgtacagtaatttaaatgtccaaatacttgacaattggttttataatttataatgagagcttctgcatgttttacgtaatgttcatttaaatttatggaaCACTTATAGGAAACTAACGCCCTCTGTATGACATGTAACTTACCCTCACCtaaaatgttacctttgaatattataaataggatgtaagtactagactgggggatttctgatacgagttgtggagcaacaaacatctaagtggaagtactgccttatttatttctaacaatatgtacaaaatttctatttaattattgtcggctaggtatgcgtgttcatattgtacgGGACTACGAACAGTTGTGGTTAGCTGTCCCGTCACAGCGGCCAAGAGAATAAAAGAGGTTAAAAGGCTCCTGGTGGGCTGGGTTTCGGCGCAGGTGAGGCTGCTGGAGCCCCGACCTCTAAGGTGCTTCCGATGCCACATTGGGGACCATGTGAGCGCTAAATGCACCTCGGAGGTGGACCGCAGCGATCTCTGCTTCCGCTGTGGTCAACCCGGTCATAGGGCTAGTTCGTGCACTGCCCCGCTGCACTGTGATGCATGTGCAGCCGCCGGCAAGCCGGCTGACCATCGGGTAGGGGGCAAGTCCTGCTCCCCTCCCGTCAAATCCAGGGGCAGGGGTAAGTTCTCTGCCTCCAACGTTGACTCTGCTGTTGTTCCCGCCGCCGTTGCCGCAGTCGCCACCACTCCCGATACTGCTGCTATCGCCGCTGCCACCACGGAGGAGGCCGTGATGGACTGTTAATAATGGCTCCATTACGCATACTTCAGGCGAATATTAACCACTGCGCTGCTGCTCAGGATCTTCTGCTCCAGAGCATGGCGGAGTGGTCGATAAATGTCGCTGTAGTCTCAGAGCCGTACTTCGTTCCACCCAACGATCACTGGGTGGTGGACCTGGATGACTCGGTGACTATCATCTCGTCGGCTACCAATGGCACCCCGACCCTAGAGAGGCCTCAGAGAAGCAGGGGCTGCGTTGCTGCTCGGTTTGGAGATATCGCTGTGGTGGGCG
This genomic stretch from Danaus plexippus unplaced genomic scaffold, MEX_DaPlex mxdp_38, whole genome shotgun sequence harbors:
- the LOC133320599 gene encoding uncharacterized protein LOC133320599; protein product: MIEVTSQCEMATQLQPGPYTNNKEMLKLKYACSYCTGLRTVVVSCPVTAAKRIKEVKRLLVGWVSAQVRLLEPRPLRCFRCHIGDHVSAKCTSEVDRSDLCFRCGQPGHRASSCTAPLHCDACAAAGKPADHRVGGKSCSPPVKSRGRGKFSASNVDSAVVPAAVAAVATTPDTAAIAAATTEEAVMDC